The following proteins are co-located in the Halictus rubicundus isolate RS-2024b chromosome 1, iyHalRubi1_principal, whole genome shotgun sequence genome:
- the Drm gene encoding odd-skipped family member drumstick isoform X1, whose protein sequence is MIDRSRELLRHPYPWSHPSRLYPETFRQAPWKTVGRKNEPLVNAFSMERQPCCGSIGNNRLGNSWHIDYVLLFLAIDKTASFDDRCSWVCACNERRFESCFGLFGG, encoded by the coding sequence atgatcgatcgatcgcgcgaGCTCCTCCGCCATCCGTACCCGTGGTCGCACCCTTCTCGCCTGTATCCCGAGACCTTCCGCCAAGCACCATGGAAAACGGTCGGCAGGAAAAACGAGCCGCTCGTGAATGCATTCTCGATGGAACGGCAACCGTGTTGCGGATCTATCGGAAATAATCGACTAGGTAACTCCTGGCATATCGATTATGTGCTTCTTTTTCTGGCGATTGATAAAACCGCGTCTTTCGATGATCGGTGTTCTTGGGTATGTGCTTGTAACGAAAGACGCTTTGAATCATGTTTTGGTCTATTTGGAGGCTGA